One region of Flavobacterium pisciphilum genomic DNA includes:
- a CDS encoding peptidase M61: MKKIIVTLALVAALIGCKTASSTSSIPTKQEVGVNINLTDVKNDKVLVTVTAPKITTDEVTYSIPKTVPGTYSEDNYGRFIEDLKAYDSKGALLTVNKTDENTWSITNAKALKTITYLVNDTFDTEKGTGFGNDDVFSPAGTNIDADVNFMINTHGFVGYFQDKLDVPYKVTIAHPTTLWGATSMTDEDASNTSDVFTTSHYALLVENPIMYSKPDYTSFDVNGMEIQIAVYSPTGKFTAESITPEMKTIMTAQKNFLGKINSTKKYTVLLYLSTMKPDDAHGFGALEHPTVTTVVLPEMMPKDELIKSMKDVVSHEFFHIVTPLTIHSKEIQYFDYNAPKMSEHLWMYEGVTEYFANLFQINQGLIDETEFYTRIAEKVEHAKAMNDTMSFTKMSANVLKQPYKDQYLNVYEKGALIGMCIDIIIREKSNGQRGILDLMHKLSDEYGITKPFNDSELFAKITQLTYPEVGAFLDTYVAGTTPIPYDTYLAKVGVTKAVEKVPGTIFLKGQVPYITINPETKEIMVIPEIELNPFFKALDLRGGDYILSINEKPYSLVNIYDMITESQSWKENDPITVKIKRNGKDLTLKGVVKFPYEEKNTFKATDNSKQALRNAWLKG; the protein is encoded by the coding sequence ATGAAAAAAATAATAGTCACATTAGCATTAGTAGCTGCACTTATAGGCTGTAAAACAGCTAGTTCAACTAGCAGTATACCTACAAAACAAGAAGTTGGAGTTAACATCAACCTTACCGATGTAAAAAACGACAAAGTCCTCGTTACAGTTACAGCACCAAAAATCACTACAGATGAAGTAACTTACAGCATCCCTAAAACAGTTCCCGGAACATATTCGGAGGACAATTACGGTAGGTTCATTGAGGATTTAAAAGCTTACGATTCAAAAGGAGCTCTACTTACAGTAAATAAAACTGACGAGAATACTTGGTCAATTACTAATGCAAAGGCATTAAAAACAATTACCTATTTAGTTAACGATACTTTTGATACTGAAAAAGGAACAGGTTTTGGCAATGATGATGTTTTTTCTCCAGCAGGTACCAATATCGACGCTGATGTTAATTTCATGATAAATACACATGGTTTTGTTGGTTATTTCCAAGACAAACTAGACGTTCCATATAAAGTTACTATTGCTCATCCAACAACACTTTGGGGAGCGACTTCAATGACTGATGAAGACGCTAGCAACACTAGTGATGTTTTTACAACATCACACTATGCTCTTCTGGTAGAAAATCCAATTATGTATTCTAAACCTGACTACACCTCTTTTGATGTAAATGGAATGGAAATACAAATAGCTGTTTATTCTCCAACAGGAAAATTTACTGCCGAGAGTATCACTCCAGAGATGAAAACAATAATGACAGCTCAGAAAAACTTTTTAGGAAAAATAAATTCAACTAAAAAATATACTGTTTTATTGTATTTATCAACGATGAAACCAGATGACGCACATGGATTTGGAGCATTAGAACATCCTACTGTAACAACTGTTGTTTTACCTGAAATGATGCCTAAGGATGAATTAATAAAATCAATGAAAGACGTAGTTTCACATGAATTCTTTCATATTGTAACTCCTCTAACCATTCACTCAAAAGAAATTCAATATTTTGATTATAATGCGCCAAAGATGTCTGAACATTTATGGATGTATGAAGGTGTTACCGAATATTTTGCAAATCTTTTTCAAATCAACCAAGGTTTAATTGACGAAACTGAATTTTACACTCGCATTGCAGAGAAAGTTGAACATGCAAAAGCAATGAACGACACCATGTCATTTACTAAAATGAGTGCCAACGTGTTAAAACAACCTTACAAGGATCAGTACTTAAATGTTTATGAAAAAGGAGCGCTTATTGGTATGTGTATCGACATTATTATTAGAGAAAAAAGCAATGGTCAAAGAGGAATTTTAGACCTAATGCATAAATTATCTGATGAATACGGTATCACAAAGCCATTTAATGACAGTGAGCTTTTTGCCAAAATCACTCAATTAACATATCCTGAAGTTGGAGCATTTCTAGACACTTACGTCGCAGGAACAACACCAATACCTTATGACACTTACTTAGCCAAAGTTGGCGTAACTAAAGCTGTAGAAAAAGTTCCTGGAACAATTTTCTTAAAAGGACAGGTTCCATACATCACTATAAATCCTGAGACTAAAGAAATCATGGTTATACCAGAAATTGAATTAAATCCTTTTTTCAAAGCTCTTGATCTAAGAGGAGGTGACTACATTTTGTCTATTAACGAAAAGCCATATTCATTAGTAAACATATACGATATGATTACCGAAAGTCAATCATGGAAAGAAAATGACCCGATAACAGTTAAGATAAAACGCAATGGCAAGGATTTAACTTTAAAGGGAGTAGTTAAATTTCCTTACGAAGAAAAAAACACTTTTAAAGCAACCGACAACTCCAAACAAGCCCTTAGAAATGCTTGGTTAAAAGGATAA
- a CDS encoding DUF4369 domain-containing protein encodes MKKTILAFVTLVLLASCSKNESKTNLHITGNIKGLKNGILYIQRVVDTSLVAIDSIKIDGNSAFETNIELKSPEMLYLSLDRGVSNSLDNNILFFAEPGNINIDTNLDTYLASAKITGSKNQELYEDYRKINSRFNDSNLDLVALRFKAIKDNNQKTLDSINEKQESNIKRKYLYATNFAINHKDYEIAPYIALSEIYDINIKYLDTIQKSMTPKVAQSLYGKKLTEYVTKMKKQQ; translated from the coding sequence ATGAAAAAAACTATTCTTGCATTCGTTACCCTTGTTCTTTTAGCTTCATGCAGCAAAAACGAATCAAAAACCAATTTGCATATTACAGGAAATATTAAAGGATTAAAAAACGGAATCCTATACATACAAAGAGTTGTCGATACATCACTAGTTGCAATTGACAGCATTAAAATCGATGGTAATTCTGCTTTCGAAACTAACATCGAATTAAAATCACCAGAAATGCTTTACCTATCTCTAGATCGAGGAGTAAGTAATTCATTAGATAACAACATATTATTTTTTGCTGAACCAGGTAACATCAACATAGACACAAATTTAGATACTTATCTTGCTAGTGCTAAAATTACTGGATCAAAAAATCAAGAATTATACGAAGATTACCGAAAAATAAACTCTCGTTTTAATGATTCAAATCTTGATCTTGTTGCATTAAGATTTAAAGCAATAAAAGACAATAACCAAAAAACATTAGACAGTATAAACGAAAAACAAGAGTCTAATATCAAACGAAAATACCTATACGCTACAAACTTTGCCATTAACCACAAAGATTACGAAATAGCACCTTATATCGCCTTATCTGAGATATATGACATCAACATTAAATACTTGGACACAATTCAGAAATCAATGACTCCAAAAGTAGCCCAATCTCTTTATGGTAAAAAACTGACTGAGTATGTTACTAAAATGAAAAAGCAACAATAA
- a CDS encoding type I phosphomannose isomerase catalytic subunit encodes MSLQLYPLQFEPILKDRIWGGEKLKTVLNKPITSKITGESWELSTVEGDVSVVANGSLKGKALTAIIEELPNEILGTKVYERFGKQFPLLFKYLDAREDLSIQVHPNDELAKKRHGSFGKTEMWYVMQADTDARIIVGFKEDSSKEEYLENLNNNSLVSILDDVKVKSGDVFFLETGTVHAIGAGLVVAEIQQTSDITYRLYDFDRVDAQGNKRELHVDLALDAINYNKVDTYKKYDKKPNESNVVVDCSYFTTNFIPLDGQVEVSKNGETFTVYMCIEGAFEIEYNGNKSTYIKGDTVLIPAAMNEFILNGKASILEIYIS; translated from the coding sequence ATGAGTCTACAGTTATATCCTCTACAGTTTGAGCCAATCTTAAAAGATAGAATTTGGGGTGGAGAAAAATTAAAAACAGTTCTTAATAAGCCAATCACTTCTAAAATTACTGGCGAAAGTTGGGAATTGTCCACCGTTGAAGGGGATGTTAGTGTTGTTGCAAACGGAAGTCTGAAAGGAAAAGCGCTTACAGCTATAATAGAGGAGTTGCCAAATGAAATTTTGGGAACAAAAGTTTATGAACGATTTGGAAAACAATTTCCATTGCTTTTTAAATACCTTGATGCTCGAGAAGATCTTTCGATACAGGTACATCCTAATGATGAATTAGCAAAGAAACGTCATGGTTCTTTCGGTAAGACTGAAATGTGGTATGTTATGCAAGCAGATACTGATGCAAGGATAATTGTTGGTTTTAAAGAAGATTCAAGTAAAGAAGAATATCTGGAAAATCTAAATAATAATTCATTAGTCTCTATTCTTGATGATGTAAAAGTTAAGTCAGGAGATGTTTTTTTTCTGGAAACAGGAACAGTTCATGCTATAGGAGCAGGGTTAGTAGTTGCAGAAATTCAACAAACATCAGATATTACGTATCGTTTGTATGATTTTGATAGAGTAGATGCACAAGGAAATAAAAGAGAATTGCATGTAGATTTGGCATTGGACGCAATTAATTATAATAAGGTAGATACTTATAAGAAATATGATAAAAAACCAAACGAATCTAATGTTGTGGTTGATTGTTCTTATTTTACCACAAATTTTATTCCGTTAGATGGTCAGGTTGAGGTAAGTAAAAATGGAGAAACCTTTACTGTATATATGTGTATTGAGGGGGCTTTTGAAATAGAATACAATGGAAATAAATCAACATATATAAAAGGAGATACAGTATTGATTCCAGCAGCTATGAATGAGTTCATTCTCAATGGAAAAGCTTCTATTTTAGAAATTTACATTTCATAG
- a CDS encoding peroxiredoxin, translating into MSLKVGDIIPNFIAKDANGEVFESKDVLGRKPLVIYFYPKDNTPGCTTEACSFRDQYEDFVALGAEVIGVSSDSVDSHQKFSNKHHLPFVLLSDADKRIRTLFGVPSGLLGLLPGRVTYVVDKNGVIILIYDSMVAAKHIPKALEAIKELVSI; encoded by the coding sequence ATGTCATTAAAAGTAGGAGATATTATCCCGAATTTTATAGCTAAAGATGCTAATGGAGAGGTGTTTGAAAGTAAAGATGTGCTTGGTCGTAAACCTTTGGTTATTTATTTTTATCCTAAAGATAATACACCAGGTTGTACAACAGAGGCCTGTAGTTTTAGAGATCAATACGAAGATTTTGTGGCTTTGGGAGCCGAAGTAATTGGTGTAAGTAGTGATAGTGTTGATTCTCATCAGAAATTTTCTAATAAACACCATTTGCCTTTTGTGCTTCTTTCAGATGCCGATAAAAGAATAAGAACCCTTTTTGGGGTGCCTTCAGGATTGCTTGGATTACTACCAGGAAGAGTGACTTATGTTGTTGATAAAAATGGAGTTATAATTCTGATTTATGATAGTATGGTTGCTGCCAAACATATTCCTAAGGCACTTGAAGCAATTAAAGAATTAGTATCAATTTAA
- a CDS encoding 6-pyruvoyl trahydropterin synthase family protein: protein MRVTISRKAHFNAAHRLYRKDWTAEKNDAVFGKCNNPNFHGHNYDLTVSVTGEVDPETGFVIDVKILADIIYQEVELPFDHKNLNLDVLEFQDLNPTAEHIAVVIWNKIRKKINPDFDLEIVLYETARNFVTYKGE from the coding sequence ATGAGAGTAACAATATCAAGAAAGGCACATTTTAATGCTGCCCATCGACTGTATAGAAAAGATTGGACTGCTGAGAAAAATGATGCCGTTTTTGGGAAATGTAATAATCCCAATTTTCATGGTCATAATTATGACTTAACAGTTAGTGTTACTGGAGAAGTAGACCCTGAAACAGGTTTTGTGATAGATGTGAAAATATTGGCAGATATTATATATCAAGAAGTCGAATTACCATTTGATCATAAGAATCTTAATCTTGATGTACTTGAATTTCAAGATTTAAATCCAACTGCAGAGCATATTGCAGTGGTGATTTGGAATAAAATTAGAAAAAAAATAAATCCCGATTTTGATTTAGAAATCGTGTTATATGAAACTGCTCGTAATTTTGTAACCTATAAAGGAGAATAA
- the idi gene encoding isopentenyl-diphosphate Delta-isomerase, which translates to MIEENVILVNQNDEQIGLMPKMEAHEKAVLHRAFSVFVLNDNNEIMLQQRAHHKYHSPLLWTNTCCSHQREGETNIEAGSRRLFEEMGFKTPLKELFHFIYKAPFDNGLTEHELDHVMIGRYNEVPTINPEEVEAWKWMKIEDVKTDMQLHPEIYTVWFKIIFDEFYHFLEDHKI; encoded by the coding sequence ATGATAGAAGAAAACGTAATATTAGTTAATCAAAATGATGAGCAAATAGGTTTGATGCCTAAAATGGAAGCTCATGAAAAAGCGGTTTTACATCGTGCATTTTCAGTTTTTGTTTTAAATGATAATAATGAAATTATGTTGCAGCAACGAGCACATCATAAATATCATTCTCCATTACTTTGGACCAATACATGTTGTAGTCATCAGCGTGAAGGAGAAACTAATATCGAAGCAGGAAGTCGAAGATTGTTTGAGGAAATGGGATTTAAAACCCCACTTAAAGAGCTTTTCCACTTTATATATAAGGCTCCTTTTGATAACGGGTTGACAGAGCATGAACTGGATCACGTTATGATTGGACGTTATAATGAAGTGCCTACAATAAATCCAGAAGAAGTAGAAGCTTGGAAGTGGATGAAAATCGAAGATGTAAAGACAGATATGCAATTACATCCAGAAATTTACACCGTTTGGTTCAAGATAATTTTTGACGAGTTCTATCATTTTCTAGAAGACCATAAAATTTAA